DNA from Rosa rugosa chromosome 6, drRosRugo1.1, whole genome shotgun sequence:
GCCCACTAAATGGCATGCTATACATGTCAAATTTTTTAGATTTTCGTGTTGACTTCTACTATAATTAGATAGATACCAAAATTTATTAATTGGATATCAAGGCTGTTCATATACGATCCAATGGTTGATATAATACTCTAAATCGAGAATTATATCCTACTATTTCAAGAATATGAGTAATTGTGAGCGTGTATTTAAAGGTCTAGTCAAATCTCAATTTTACTGGTCTTTAATTAAATATCTATTTCTCAGTTAAAGCATATATCCACAAAATCTTTTAGTTTTGCGTGGAGCGTCACAAAGTTTTAGTTGACATTTCATTCTGTGATCGATTCTCTTTGGAAAGTTCCTATAGACTTTGTTTTTTGCGTAACCATAGCCAACCCTAAGAATCTCCCCAAGATCTTACGCCCGATTTGAGTCTGAATAAGATAAGAAAATGTATGCACTTGTTAATATTAGTAAACACTGCATACGTTATGTATCAAGATTAGATTTCAATGTTGTGTTTTATATTTAGATCTAATGTTGTTATCAGAGGGTGAAATTGATACCCCCTTTCTTACAAACCGTCCCTCTATGCATATGTCCATTGAAAAATTACACATGGAATGGGGTGTGGTTTGTACAAAACAGGTGGCAGTTTCAGTACCCTAGTTATTTTATGGGTATGTATGTAATATTGTTTGTTTAGATTCTTTTATACCATTATTTGTATTGTGTTACGTGTTTTGgtcaataattaaataaaaaataaaaaaaatatttccgACTAGTCATTGTTTATCCGGTAGTGTGGAGTGGTTTTGGTATGTGGTGCAGTAAgcatatttaattatttatcaaTATTCAATCTCAAGATATCCATATTTGTGATTGTGTATTGAGCTAAATCCGTAATTGTATTAATCCTCTTGTTCTTTATCGATTTACAAGAGAACAAGTTTCTGGCATGGTAACctcatcattttttttctaaattcaCATGAATATTTGCACAGGTGCAGAGCTATATACGATGGACATGAACAACAACACAAGTGGTTACTGGATGAGAGCCGTGAAGAAGAACAAGAGGGCACATGAAGAAGAGGAGTTTGATCTTGGTTTTGCTTTTACAGTTTACGATGCTGAGGGAATTGACCCACCGAACAAGAGCAAAATACCCGTTTCAGACCGGGTTTACGACTTGCTATGGTGGGTTGAACCTGGACAGGAATATTGGGCTGAAGAGTCTATTGTTGGGCGACCAAATCTTAAATGGGGCAGGATTTGGAAGGTTCGATTAGGGCAGCACGTGTGGCCAGGTTTTGTTCATGTTGAAATTATTCGTAGACGAGATGACAAAGAGCCGGGAACTTCTGGCGGCATAAAGACGCCGGAAAATTCCGGTGCCATAGCATCGGTGAACCGGGTCAGAATCCCTCTACCGATGCCCAATGAAAGGAAAGAAGGGCGATTTGGGCTTGAAAAAAGCGATGGGCCTGGGTTGATAGAGGAAGGCTATATATATGTTAAGATGCAAATGATTAGGTAACCAAAGTGGACTTGAGGCTAGAAGTGCATTTCTCAACAGTTTCTAAACaaaattatagtttttttttttttttttcaccaagtTTTTCCTCGTTAGAATGTTTTGATGAAAGTACCTaagtttttgtttcttaatttaAATTTACAATGATCAACTTCCGATGAGAATATAGTATTATTTAGTGACAGGACTTACCCCGCATTTCACTATGAAATCTGAAATGGTCATGCGTGGACCACCTTAGGAGAAATCCTACAAATTTTTTTGCAAAATTACccttaaaaatggactacccaacctTGCAATTCAACTGAACACTTCGAATATTATCAACGACCACTCAAACTCTCAAGAGCCTACGTGCTCTTCTCCACAATTCAACTCCCACCAAGTAAATAACAAGAAAATCTTAAACACCAATCTCGTATCTTAATTATAATACAACTGAAATTTGGCGATCAGAGCAAACTAGACCAATAACTGGAATAAAGTGCAGGTAGATAAAGATATAGCCTGCAATGCCTCAGAAGCTTCATACCAGAGACTCGTTGCCGAAACCCCTTGCTAAACTTCAAGCAACAACTCTCCCAATGAGTCGCTTCCGAGCACTTGCATCAAATCACCTGTATGGCAGCAGACCACATAACATTGGTGAGGCCAGAGACCAACGACCTCGACTTCCCGACGCCACCGGACGAGCGTGATTTCACTGAATCTGAAATTCAGTTGTAGGAACGCATGCAACGCGTTTTAGGGGTGGCTCATAGAATAAATATTTGACGGTTGTGGATTGAAAATAAATGACTtcttattaataaataaataaaacatataaAACACAAAATTCGGGTTTATCgagcaaataaaagaataataataacaaaGTTAGGGTTTTTTTCTCATTGGCCTTCAGGCCTTGCACTTCTCATGTATTTAGGAATTGTCCTAGAGAGTTCGGAGTTTCTATCCTATATAAACTCCACCAATATGCAAGCCATAGATATTCACTTTCTTCACAATCATCTTCCGAGTTATTTTCCTCTAAATTCACATAAACCTAGTCAGCAACCATGGAGAGGAGGACGAAGATGGCGATGGATATCAGGAGGAGGGTACCACATGGAGGCTACAACACTAGAAGTACAACTCCTTATTGCATGAGAGACCTTCAGAACAAAAGAGCACAACCAGAAGAAGACTTTGATCTCGGTTTGTCTTTCACCATTCACGGCGGCGATGGAATCGACCCCCCGAGTCGGAGCACCTTCTCGGAGCGGACATACTTCTTGGTGTGGTGGCTCGAACCTGGGAAAGAAAACTGGGCCCCTTTCCCGGCGCCCGGGAAACCTATTGATCCTGCATGGGACAGAATTTGGACTCAGCGATTCGACAGACATGTCTGGCCTGGCTTTATTTATGTGGAAGTTATGAGGAGGCGAGACAAGTGGGCAGCCGGAACTTCCAGTGGCATAGCGACGGTGATTGAGAAGGGGAGGGAGAAAGTGGTGGCGCCGGAAACTCCCGGCGCGGCGGTGTACGGCATAGAGTCAGTGAGCCGGGCCAAGATCCCTCTCCCCAAGCCTGGTAAGAAAAGGTCAGGAAGGTTTGGGCTTGTGAAGAATGATGGGCCTCGGTTGATTGGACAAGGACATATTTCTGTCACCGTGGAACTTGTTAAATTACCAAGTTAACTTGAGGATCCAGCTTTCATGAAATTGAGTCTcaaatggatttttttttatatatatgtatttttggATTTATAGATTTTGCTTCCACAGTTTCTTTGCTCAATTAGATGAAATTGTGTCatcaaaaaaaattagatgaaattgttgtgatcAGAATTTATCAGCAACTCTCTCATATAATGTCATACAGCTGCTCATATATATGCTCAATTTCGAACTTGTTTGATGATAGCTTGGAGTTTTTTGCGGTTGAATCATTTTCGTGCCCTACTCCTccctagaaaatgaaaatggaggagtCAGTTTATTAAATTCTTTTGATAAGGATATATTGTTTGGTGTCTACATTCATAACTCCAGTTAGGAGTACTGTACAGATGCATGTTGGATGTAATTATGTAATGCAGCTTATTTACTCTGTTAATGAGATTGTATTCGGTGCACATTTGTACATGTTATATGCCTCTGTCTATACTCAAAGTTTAGCTTTCCCATCTCGGCATTTGTCGGGTTACATTGACTCTTAAGTTGATTAAAACACAAAAATTGAAATAATAATTTCACACAtgaaaattttattttggaGAATTCAAGCAAACTTTTAGATGAGAATTTTCACTTAAACTAGTTATATAGATAAGCTTCGGTGTTAAATAAGAGACTGTTGATTATATTGCTAAACTTTTCAATAGGCAAAACAGTGGCGGTTCGAtattggagaagatgaacaaaTCTGGATTTATGGAAGTTTATAAAAATAATGATCGACAATAATATTTACCCGCTCAGTTGCTGATTAAATAAATTGTAtttaattctcaaaaaaaaaaaattataattaatcttAGATATAAATTCAATTAATATTGATGTAAATTCAATGATGAAGAGAATTATTATTAAGTTAAGATATTTTGTTATCCACCCATTAAAGGTAGTTGAACACAAGCGGATGAACACCACAGTAATTGTCAATAACAAATTAGATCCCTTGCAAAAAGGTGAAAATCTAGGGGCAATTTCGTCATCTGACATCCAACTACTCCACACAAACACGTTTCCTTCTTTTGTGCTTTATCCCTTCTCCCCACGCCATCACTCCTTTTCTTTCCCTTCTCTTTATCCTGCGCACGTTTCACGCGCAAGTtagcaccaccaccaccatggccTCCTCTCGCCCTCCGCCGCCGAAGCCCCTCGATCTCGACCTCACGATCGTGTCCGCCAAGCACCTCAAGAACGTCAACTGGAAGAACGGCGACCTCAAGCCCTACGCCGTCTTCTGGGTCGACCCGGACCGCCGCCTCGCCACCAAATCCGACGACTCCGGCTCGACCCGACCCGTCTGGAACGAGCGCTTCACTCtccccctctccctctccctctacGACTCCTTCCTCACCCTCGAAATCTTCCACTCCAAACCCTCCGACACTCCCAAACCCTTAGTCGGCTCTCTCCGCCTCCCCCTCAAAGACCTACCCGACCCGGACGACTCCACCCGAATCCGATCCTTCGAGCTCATCCGCCCCTCCGGCCGCCCTCACGGTAAGATCCGCGTAAAGCTCGCCTTCAGGGAACGACCTCCCCCGCCAGATTACCATAATACCCCTCCTCCTCCGAGCTATTTCTACTCCAGTGCCCCTATGCCTCCACCGCCTTCCGCTCGCGACTACAGGGCGTACTCGCCGTCGCCGTACAGCTCTTCCGTGCCAGCTTCGGCTCCAACCCCGGCAGCTTCGCCTCCGCCGCCGCCGTACCACTACAGCTCCTATTCAGATCCGTATTCGAGTTACTATCCGGGGTACTACTCCAGCGCGCCGCCGCCGATGCCACCGAGGCCGTTCTTCGATCGGCCAGTGAACTACGGCGGGCCAGGTGGGCCGTCCGGTGGGCCTTCGGCGCCTCTGGAGTACTCACACTATGATCAGAAGCCAAAGAGCGGGAAGATGGGGTTGGGAACCGGATTGGCTGTGGGCGCAGTGGCCGGAGCTCTAGGTGGACTGGCATTGGAAGAAGGAATaaggtatgaagaagataagATTGCTGACAGGGTTGAGAATGACTTGGAGCGTGAGCAGCTGCGTGACGATTACAGCAATTATCGGGCCGATTATTGATGATTGGATTGGATGGAGTTTAGGTACGCTTTAAGTACTGAAGCTCAATGATAAGTTGTGGTTTCGCAgtgtttgtgtatatatatatatatatatatatatatttatgtggaatttGATGTACTGTTTGTTGCTTTGAGTGTTTGAAGTGAGACGAAAGTGTTTATGGATGCAATGTTCTATCTAAACAATAAATGCATGGTTACTGCTACCTATCTTGTTACTTATTATAATTTGGGAATGTGTTAGCCTATCGAATAGAATGATTGCGTCTCTCTTGGATCGATTTCAAGTCCTTGTTTCCATTGTTATGTGGCAAAGAGACTGTTTTTTGGATTGTTAACAATAGAGGAAAGAATCCTGTTGAGTGGAGCATTAGAATGAATGTAAGATAAGGGCTTAGTGTAAACCTCTGAATAACTTGGTGTGATGCCAGCAAGGGATGATCACTCATCCTCCAACTTCAGATCTCAACTTTCAGTTTAATTGGCATGTAGTCACTAAGAGCATCTACCCCTACTGCCGTGGACTACGGGAGAACAAATCGTCTGCGCCTAATAttgtaaaaattaaaaacagtcCAAATGCAGAGAGGGTTTTGTCTCTGAGTATATAGAGTAAGAAGAAGAGGTGGGTGAAGGTTTAAGATTCTTGAATCATTTGTCATCACAAATAGGTTGCTATATCAAATAGGAAAGTTGACTGTCTGCATTCTGGTATTACTTGAACCACTGCTAAATAGGTCTTCCTGTCTTTGCTACAGGGCCTTGATTTATTTGTTCAGCTGATGGAATCACTAAAGAGTAGGTTAGGACTTAGGACTTAGGAGTAAGGGTGTGATTCTAGTTTTGTTAAGCTGGTTTACATTCAATTTGTTTCAATTGTTTGGAAGCTCTATCTTCTCTGCCATTTGGCATTTGTTTGGTGCATTTTCTGATTGCTTCTATGTTCCTCTCCTCTAAACTATGTACATTGCAGATATGCAGTGCTGGATTGTTATGGAAGATTTGAATTTTGATCCTTCTGGTAATCCTTAGATTGAAAGCAAACAATTCTTAATTTGTATTTCTGCTTGCAAGTCAAAATGCATATTGCAGTTTGGAGTATAGCATGTATAGGGATATATAGGTAGGATTTGTGGTAATGTTTGGTGCTTTTGAGTGGTTGGTTGCTGACTGAAGTAAGACGGGTTGGGGGTCTTTTAAGTCACTATTCTCAGTATTCTGTGAAAGGGGAAAAATAGTTGGTCTCTTATTAtctttttggtgtttttgaaaTGTGTTTATAGAAAGCCAAAGTACTTGGTAGGCTGCAGGTTTAGTTAGTTTGGTTAGTGGTTCATTTGGATCGTTAAAGATAGGTAGTTCTTAACTTGGCAGACGAAAGCATATATGTTTGATTGAAAGCAGCATATAAgaggggtgtgtgtgtgtgcgcgtggTGGGATAGGGTTGGACAATTTAGATCCGAACTTAGCTTTAGATGTCACATTTTCTTTTTATAGGTGAGAGAGCCATCAAGTTTTCTATTGGCATGACTGATGTGTGTCTGAATATAGAAAGGAGAAATGAGGTGAAGTGAGAAGTTTATGGTGGTGAGTGGAGCTAGCTTAAggtcatttttctcattacaaCTGATGGGACTTGAGATGTGGCTGACGACATGTATTCTAGTAATTTACGAACCACTGTCAAATATCTCTTGAAACTTATTGATTTGCTAAGGTGATATTAAAATCAGGACACAGGGTTTAATTTATTTCTAAAAGCCAAGGTTCTATGTTACTCATTGCCTAATCGGTATTTAGGTTGTCACTGGCTTTGGTACATTCCAAATCCTATCCTATCCCCTGGACTATGATAAGTCACCGTTTTATATATTGACAGAACTCATCAAATATGCCTACTTGATTCAGCTTATATACATCGTTACAATTGACGTTATAAGTTGTATTTCTTGATGTGCATCAATGTGcatattcttttctttcatgCAAGTGAAGTTAGCACATCATTTGGAATTTTTTTGCGTTGCTGGGTATGAGAGTTGGATTTACGTGGTTTCAAATTATGCCTCATATTATGCGCACACCAAGTGTGCGAGGTGCTGAGGTCTTGAGAaagtaaattaacaatgagtaGTATAGTTTTATACTAGTAACGTTTTCTATGAATCTAGGATCTTTATTGTAAGAAATTGATAGTTATGGAGCAGTACCACATGTTAGAACTTGGTAAATGGACCTAGGAACGTTGTTGTCTTTCGGTTGGGGTCCAACCCTCGCTCACATGGACAGTCATCAAGCCCTACCATGAACCTGTGTGTTTTTTCATCCTGCAAAAATAAACTGGTGTATAACTCTCTAGAAAGACCTTATCTGTGTTTTCTCTCCCCTGCCTGTTTGAGGATCGGGGCACTTCCACCTTCCTTGGGTATCCCAAATCTGAGGCCTGATGCCTCTTGTTTCCCTGTTttacttgttttcttcttgttttccttcagtttttttccttatttttctATCGTCGACTCGTTACTTCCTTATTCCATATATTATTCTCTAGTTCTGCTCGATTCAATTCTTCTGATCGTCGAGGGTTTTCGTGCCTTTTTTCGTCTTTCCTCAGGCGCTGTTTGGAAATTACTCTCCGAAATTCAGCCCAAGGGATCATAATCTTATTCTCATTTATACCAATGTAAAAGTTCATCAAACTCTCTTAATATGCACCAAGCCACCGAGCTTGTGAAAGGAATTAAGATTCTTGTACCattcgtctctctctctcaacggGGACACGAGTCGGAGGCCAGGAGAAGTCGGACTCCAGTGATCTCTtcctctcgtccggcggcggtcGACGACAGCGTTGGCAGTTTCTGTCTCGCTGTTGTTGTATTGTTTGCCGGACGGGAATGGTTTTGGGCTAGTACCCTATTGGCTTAGGGATTTCTGGCCTGAGGTTTGACTGTGGTGGCGGCATAGTTCGTGATCCTTCTTCTCTACGCCATGGACATCATCTCGAGGGAGGCGATTCACGGCGTGAGGTGGGTTTCGGCGGCGGGGATGGCTACTTCGGGGGGAGCTGGTAGCGGCTTGAGACGGCGATCCAAGTTGGTTGGCTTGCTCAAGCTTCATCGGTGCTTTCTGGTGATCGTTCCTTCAGGCGTCGTGGCTCAGGCTTGGTTGCGGCGGCGTGAAGTTGGCGGCGAGTTTGGTGTGTACGGCGGTGCTGCACAGGAAAGGGATGATTGGAATGGGCTGGGCCATGGGTGGACCttgggctagggttttcttttgggctttagggtttatgttacggtttttttttttttttaattccaatAACTCCCTAGTTTGGTTGGGGAAAGTAGTGGGTTTTGGCCCAGTTTAGGCCTGCTTTTTTAGTGGGCTTTAGTCTATATTGCTATGGTTTCTTCTTACACCAAGTTAATGAATCTCcttgagtaccacaattgagtgcattgacgtAGGGAGATTCGAAATAGTTTTCTTAGTGTACGCTGAGATTTGTAGTTGTGTAGGCTCGTAAAATTCAAAGGAGCGTCTttgtactagtggatggtacccgtattcccttacctgcttgaccactgatttagggtacaagcatatagagtttatttgtatgtgccgttctggctttgggattaaatgaaatctctattactctgtcaaaaaaaaaaaaatgtaaaagttCATCAGAAAAAAGACATTTCTCATCAAAATTATGTGCCAAGttattttaaaacaaaattgGCCAAGACAAATTTAAAGTTCTTTTTACCTTTATttgatctttctttttcttttttatccgGCAATGTAATTTAATGGTTAAGACAATTCATTTCTTAAATCACTATTTAGAAGATATATCTATTTACACCATTAACAAGTAAATAATCCATTTCACATAAATATCCAGTCCAAAAGGCAACCCCACAAACAGAAAAGATCGTTCAGAACATCACAAACTCAAATCAGAGCTACATTCATAAACATACATGCTTCTTGAAATCAACATGATAAAATATTGAAATGAATAAACATAGGTGCCCTCAATCAACTCATTTTGACCATTGCAATTTGCAAGATAATCTATTCCAAAGAGTGGAGCACATAATGGAAGAGGGAACCCAATTTTCTTTCATGTTTTTTCACTTTTTGTTCCACAACCAATATATTGTTAATACATGCATTTCCAATTTTCGGGTAGATATATTGGAAGCACAATCATGGCGTTCAATGTACTCTCAAAAGACATTGATCTAAAAAAAAGAATGCTCAATTggagttggaattggaattCAATCACCTTTGATGTGAAATTCTTGGGTTGATGCTTGAGTAGACACCACTAATGGACAAATTCTCAATAGATTAACGGTTTTATggcaaaaattaaacaaagttGCCTTTGTCCACTCGTGGGTACGTACAAGCACAAATTCTAGCCCTCTTTCAGTGTATGTAAATATAGGACATAATTTTCAATTGCTCGTTTCTTCCTCGACTTAGATTGATTGTGACAATATTAGATTAAGATAGCTTTACAAGTCAAAGGGACAAAATAGATTACGGTGATAATACAAAGCTAGCTACAAGAATAAACTCAGTACTCAAGTAAGAATAGCAATTTAAGATAACTAGTGTAAATAACTCATGAAGTATATGATAGCTACATTTTCACCAAGcttctatttttctttcccAATTGCATAATCGAATGTTTAGGTTCAAGATCGTTCTCCAAACTCTATCTTTGTAAAATGTCAATTGAATTATTAGATATATTCTAGTTATCATATATTTATGGTTAGGGAAAATTCCACAAattgtcactcaactatgactcattcgacactttagtcactgaagtttcaaatatatcactttggtcactcaactattacactatcaatcacttaagtcacccaaagagtattttttataattttttttaatgaaaaaaattaacaaaatgacttaagtgattgacaatgtaatagttgagtgaccaaaatgatatatttgaaacttcagtaaccaaagtgtcgaatgagtcatagttgagtgaccatttgtgaaatttttccTTATGGTTATTCATTTCTTCGATTTAGTTAGTAGATAAAATGATCTTGACTTggtccactttttttttttctttacgtGTTTGAGTTGGaaaaaacaattttcaaaatGAGTCCATTTGATCGATAGAAGGAGATGGACCGGAGAAATTAGACCGGTGGAAAAATTGAAATGAGTCCTCTTAAATCATTTGCTGATAAAATTACTCTTAATGAGATGAGAATCACAATATAATTTGAAGTGACTAGCTATTTGAAATGACCAGCACGCACCAAACAAACTATCATCAGGTTACTTTCTGCAGATTTCAAAGATTCTAAGTGGAGGTTTCTAGTGATGACCGAATGATTCCAGTGAAGTGTACAAGGGCATATGAATGTCATATCATATCCTATATATCTAGCTACGTTGAATTAGCGAGTGGTTATGGTTACATTCTTTCCTGCAATTGATTGATCCTGAAGAGAACAATAATCAATAATTACCGTACCGTATTCATCTTCTACTGCTCCCCACCAACAAAATGTGTTGCACTCATGCATTGCATTTTCCTTAATATACTTGATCTCCCCTTCTACCTAGCTAGGTATGGCTACGTTTTAATTTCTTCGTTTCTCGATCATCATCCGTATATGATTTGCATATTCTATGTATATATTCAATTCCTTAATCTGGTTAAAAGCATTATTAATTTGTAAAAGAAAAGTGTTTCGATTAGTACTCTAACATATATTATGTCCTCATGAAATGGATTTAGCTTTGTATACTCTAGAtaactcttattttcttgatcTTTATCTCTCTTTCTGTTACTAGTTATTACGTACTGAGTCAGACTCACCCTAATACTGCAAATCAAACTATTATATCAAACTGATAAGAACCTGCATATGCATTTGGA
Protein-coding regions in this window:
- the LOC133714196 gene encoding leucine-rich repeat extensin-like protein 3; the protein is MASSRPPPPKPLDLDLTIVSAKHLKNVNWKNGDLKPYAVFWVDPDRRLATKSDDSGSTRPVWNERFTLPLSLSLYDSFLTLEIFHSKPSDTPKPLVGSLRLPLKDLPDPDDSTRIRSFELIRPSGRPHGKIRVKLAFRERPPPPDYHNTPPPPSYFYSSAPMPPPPSARDYRAYSPSPYSSSVPASAPTPAASPPPPPYHYSSYSDPYSSYYPGYYSSAPPPMPPRPFFDRPVNYGGPGGPSGGPSAPLEYSHYDQKPKSGKMGLGTGLAVGAVAGALGGLALEEGIRYEEDKIADRVENDLEREQLRDDYSNYRADY